One Thiocapsa bogorovii DNA segment encodes these proteins:
- a CDS encoding O-methyltransferase — protein sequence MSNRTIPIDERLHRYLLEHSLRESDVKRRLREVTASLEWSGMQIAPEQGQLMALLVELIGARRIIEIGTFTGYSALCMAEAMPADGTLICCDLSQEWTGIARDFWREAGVAERIGLRLAPALETLDALLAQGQEGQFDMAFIDADKTNYTRYLDRCLTLVRSGGLILFDNTLWDGRVADPDDQDEDTRAIRALNDRLLGDQRVTLSLVPIGDGLTLVRKR from the coding sequence TCTGCTCGAGCACTCCCTGCGCGAGAGCGATGTCAAACGGCGCCTGCGCGAGGTCACGGCCTCCTTGGAGTGGAGCGGCATGCAGATCGCCCCGGAGCAGGGTCAGTTGATGGCCCTGCTGGTGGAGCTGATCGGTGCTCGGCGCATCATCGAGATCGGAACCTTCACCGGCTACAGCGCGCTGTGCATGGCCGAGGCCATGCCGGCCGACGGTACGCTGATCTGCTGCGACCTCAGTCAGGAGTGGACCGGAATCGCCCGAGACTTCTGGCGCGAGGCCGGGGTCGCGGAGCGCATCGGCCTGCGTCTGGCACCGGCGCTGGAGACCCTCGATGCCTTGCTGGCGCAGGGCCAAGAAGGGCAGTTCGACATGGCCTTCATCGACGCCGACAAGACCAATTACACCCGGTACCTCGATCGGTGTCTGACGCTGGTGCGGTCCGGTGGTCTCATCCTGTTCGACAACACGCTCTGGGACGGCCGCGTGGCCGATCCCGATGACCAGGACGAGGATACCCGGGCGATTCGCGCGCTCAATGATCGCCTGTTGGGAGATCAGCGCGTGACTCTCAGTCTGGTGCCGATCGGCGATGGGCTGACGCTGGTGCGCAAACGCTGA